A region of Candidatus Roizmanbacteria bacterium DNA encodes the following proteins:
- the trxB gene encoding thioredoxin-disulfide reductase, which translates to MNDLHNVIIIGGGPSGLSAAIYIARAGLQPLVFAGSPPGGQLMLTSEVENFPGYQEIMGPDLIQTLRKQAEHFGTMIKDENITFVDFKQNPHTVKTTKAEYRSKSVIIATGAQALWLGLESEQKLRGKGVSACATCDGFFFRDKEVAIVGGGDTAMEEAQTLTRFAKKVYLIHRRELFRASKIMQERVMNNPKIELVLNNEIVTINGESKVEGITLKSPHKNNTVLPVNGVFVAIGHKPDTTLFKDSIELDEKGYVITTATHALSVLAGGTAKSIYNPKFQTMTSVQGVFAGGDCVDHVYRQASTAAGMGVAAALDAERWIEEN; encoded by the coding sequence ATGAATGATCTACACAATGTGATAATTATCGGCGGAGGCCCGTCAGGATTAAGCGCGGCCATTTATATTGCTCGCGCCGGACTTCAACCTCTTGTTTTTGCCGGATCACCACCTGGAGGGCAACTAATGCTTACCTCTGAAGTAGAAAACTTTCCCGGTTATCAGGAAATTATGGGCCCCGATCTTATTCAGACATTACGTAAACAGGCCGAACACTTCGGGACCATGATAAAAGATGAAAATATAACGTTTGTTGATTTTAAGCAAAATCCGCATACTGTTAAGACCACAAAAGCAGAATACCGCTCTAAATCGGTCATTATCGCTACTGGAGCACAAGCTCTCTGGCTTGGTTTAGAATCAGAACAAAAGCTTCGTGGAAAAGGGGTTTCAGCATGTGCCACATGTGATGGCTTTTTTTTCCGTGATAAGGAAGTGGCTATTGTAGGGGGCGGAGATACAGCGATGGAAGAAGCGCAGACTCTGACGCGGTTTGCTAAAAAGGTATATCTTATACATAGAAGAGAACTGTTCAGAGCCTCAAAAATTATGCAGGAGAGAGTTATGAATAATCCGAAAATTGAACTCGTTCTGAATAATGAAATAGTTACTATTAACGGCGAATCGAAAGTTGAAGGTATTACACTGAAAAGTCCTCACAAGAATAATACTGTTTTACCGGTTAATGGAGTATTTGTAGCTATCGGACATAAGCCGGATACTACACTGTTCAAAGATTCAATTGAGCTTGATGAAAAAGGATATGTTATTACAACCGCTACCCATGCACTTTCTGTACTGGCTGGCGGGACAGCAAAAAGTATATATAATCCGAAATTTCAGACAATGACATCAGTTCAGGGAGTTTTCGCCGGCGGTGACTGTGTAGATCACGTGTATCGGCAGGCAAGTACTGCAGCAGGTATGGGAGTTGCGGCAGCACTTGATGCAGAGAGATGGATTGAGGAAAATTGA
- a CDS encoding Glu/Leu/Phe/Val dehydrogenase yields the protein MSSSGKVMLESAQQLVSVAARRVGFNQQFIDRVTIPERILEFALPLVKDDGTIEIYKGYRSQHSSLRGPYKGGIRFHPNVTHEEVEALSLLMTIKTAVANIPMGGGKGGIAVDPKLLSESEQKRLSQQYAAKLTPFMGEDVDIPAPDVNTNSKIMKWMLDEYEARKGKKEPAAFTGKSVVHGGSLGREEATGYGGVIALQELLSRLHLNKQTPLTIAIQGFGNVGYFFSEAASKQNHHVVAVSDSKGGIYAQQGEPLDVQMVLECKKKQGSIAECYCSEGVCDSRKGKKVTNDELLTLPVDILVPAALEGVISAKNMENIRAKIIVEMANGPVTEEAREYLTHKKIVILPDVLANAGGVIVSYLEWVQGKQGYWWTKEEVLSKLEILMQAAFSDVWTRSQEEQIDLKSSAFEVALQRLAVYL from the coding sequence ATGTCAAGTTCCGGTAAAGTAATGCTTGAGTCTGCTCAACAACTTGTTAGCGTAGCTGCGAGAAGAGTCGGTTTCAACCAACAGTTTATTGATAGAGTTACTATACCCGAAAGGATTCTTGAATTCGCCTTACCATTGGTGAAAGATGACGGGACTATCGAGATATATAAAGGGTATAGGTCACAGCATAGCAGCCTCAGAGGGCCATATAAAGGAGGTATCAGATTTCATCCGAACGTGACTCATGAAGAAGTGGAAGCTCTTTCTTTGTTGATGACAATAAAAACAGCGGTCGCTAATATACCTATGGGGGGAGGTAAAGGAGGAATTGCAGTTGATCCAAAGTTATTATCCGAAAGTGAGCAAAAGCGTTTAAGTCAGCAATATGCTGCCAAACTTACCCCTTTTATGGGTGAAGATGTTGATATACCGGCGCCTGACGTCAATACCAACTCTAAAATCATGAAATGGATGCTGGATGAATATGAAGCTAGAAAAGGGAAAAAAGAGCCTGCAGCATTTACCGGAAAATCAGTAGTACACGGCGGAAGTCTTGGACGTGAAGAAGCTACTGGCTATGGTGGGGTTATCGCTTTACAAGAGTTATTATCGCGCTTGCATCTCAATAAGCAGACACCGCTTACGATTGCTATCCAAGGATTTGGTAATGTCGGGTATTTCTTTTCTGAAGCCGCATCCAAACAAAACCATCATGTCGTTGCTGTTTCAGATTCCAAAGGTGGAATCTATGCTCAACAGGGGGAACCTCTTGACGTGCAGATGGTACTGGAATGCAAAAAAAAGCAGGGCAGTATTGCTGAATGTTACTGTTCAGAGGGAGTGTGTGATAGTCGCAAAGGGAAAAAGGTCACCAATGACGAGTTATTGACGCTACCTGTTGATATCCTTGTCCCAGCAGCTCTTGAGGGTGTTATTAGCGCTAAAAATATGGAAAATATCCGTGCGAAAATTATTGTTGAAATGGCGAACGGTCCTGTAACCGAAGAAGCAAGAGAATATCTTACACATAAAAAAATTGTGATCCTTCCAGACGTTCTAGCCAACGCTGGCGGTGTTATTGTATCTTATCTGGAATGGGTACAAGGAAAGCAAGGATATTGGTGGACTAAAGAGGAAGTTTTGTCAAAGCTTGAAATTCTTATGCAGGCTGCTTTTTCCGATGTTTGGACTCGGTCACAGGAAGAGCAAATCGATCTAAAGTCTTCAGCTTTTGAGGTTGCCTTACAGCGTCTTGCGGTATATCTCTAA
- a CDS encoding peptidoglycan DD-metalloendopeptidase family protein: MKDIREFILFLKRYFTSRALYYGNQIEKFKDVVVALLVVKRGKYSSSFLNTSFFLLIITVLVAGPAIAENNPFEDDIPGQQTYFQSASISFDPFDNPVTTVVSAKPRDKVYQHTVSEGETLASLAARYNVSIDTIKWANDLKSDIIKPGQELDIPPVTGIVHKVVAGDNIYAVAKKYNVDAQNIVNFPFNDFADPDTFQLTPGQALYVPDGTIEDKPTPQQAQFRYVAKAQAGVQGTSSFIWPTSGSITTYPVWYHMALDIANSAAPAIIASDTGTVTYTGCLAYGYGCHIIVDHGNGYQTLYAHLSAIEISAGQVVSKGQRIGVMGSTGRSTGTHLHFEIRSGGAQVNPLGFLQ, encoded by the coding sequence ATGAAAGATATCAGAGAATTTATTCTGTTTCTCAAGCGGTATTTTACTTCAAGGGCACTCTATTACGGCAATCAAATTGAAAAATTCAAGGATGTCGTTGTTGCTCTGTTGGTTGTGAAACGAGGGAAATACTCTAGTTCATTTTTAAATACATCTTTTTTTCTCCTCATTATTACAGTTTTAGTAGCTGGCCCGGCTATTGCGGAAAATAACCCTTTTGAGGATGATATCCCGGGACAACAGACTTATTTCCAAAGTGCTTCGATTAGTTTTGATCCTTTTGATAATCCCGTTACTACTGTTGTTTCTGCAAAACCGAGGGACAAAGTTTATCAACATACAGTATCAGAAGGCGAAACCCTAGCTTCATTAGCAGCACGCTATAATGTGTCAATTGATACCATAAAATGGGCGAACGATCTAAAATCTGATATTATCAAGCCAGGACAAGAATTAGATATACCGCCGGTAACTGGAATCGTCCATAAGGTGGTTGCAGGAGACAATATTTATGCAGTCGCTAAAAAATATAATGTTGACGCACAGAATATTGTAAATTTCCCGTTCAACGATTTTGCTGACCCAGATACATTTCAGCTTACACCGGGACAAGCACTATATGTCCCAGATGGCACCATAGAGGATAAACCTACACCTCAACAGGCACAATTCCGATATGTTGCCAAAGCACAGGCAGGTGTACAGGGAACATCCTCATTTATTTGGCCTACATCCGGATCAATTACCACATATCCTGTGTGGTATCACATGGCATTGGATATCGCAAATTCAGCAGCTCCGGCAATTATTGCATCGGATACAGGAACAGTCACTTATACTGGCTGTTTGGCATACGGATATGGCTGTCATATCATAGTGGATCATGGGAACGGTTATCAGACGCTATATGCACATTTGTCTGCGATAGAAATATCAGCTGGACAAGTAGTTTCAAAAGGGCAGAGAATCGGAGTGATGGGATCGACAGGAAGATCTACCGGTACTCATTTGCATTTCGAAATACGGTCAGGAGGAGCGCAGGTAAATCCATTAGGGTTCCTACAATAA